One window of Candidatus Rokuibacteriota bacterium genomic DNA carries:
- a CDS encoding prepilin-type N-terminal cleavage/methylation domain-containing protein encodes MDERGLTLVEVLVAIVILVVGLLGLAGTLAVQGGGAAAAVSAGHAGITRGYYVSTATMLAQQRLEAVKRLQYWVGPPAGDEYGSDPTPTGFPDEPAGTIPGYPNFIRQVRVQTGVPAANMKTVTVTVGFNLPTQMGINREGGVAVSTLIAARP; translated from the coding sequence GTGGATGAGCGTGGCCTGACGCTTGTCGAGGTGCTGGTCGCGATCGTGATCCTCGTGGTCGGCCTGCTGGGGCTGGCCGGCACACTGGCCGTTCAGGGTGGCGGCGCGGCAGCCGCCGTCTCCGCTGGCCACGCCGGGATTACGCGGGGCTACTACGTCTCGACCGCCACGATGCTGGCCCAGCAGCGGCTCGAGGCGGTCAAACGACTCCAGTACTGGGTCGGACCACCCGCGGGCGATGAGTACGGGAGCGACCCGACTCCGACGGGGTTCCCCGATGAGCCGGCGGGCACGATCCCGGGGTATCCGAACTTCATCCGGCAGGTGAGAGTCCAGACCGGAGTCCCGGCCGCGAACATGAAGACCGTGACGGTCACGGTCGGCTTCAACCTGCCGACCCAGATGGGCATCAATCGGGAGGGCGGCGTGGCGGTGAGCACGCTCATCGCCGCGCGGCCGTAG
- a CDS encoding polysaccharide biosynthesis/export family protein, producing the protein MVIARLVWRLVIPALIVGATALAVGHGRACGEEGAAAVEPGDYRIGPEDVLDIAVWNNTAVSRTVPVRPDGKISLPLVNDIRAAGLTPMQLRDVLMKKLVEYMPQPEVSVIVREVRSFKVSVLGEVKTPGRYELRSRSTVLDVLAMAGPFSEFAARSRIIILRHDGSSSIKRIPFNYNTAISGHVNGESFFLQPGDIILVP; encoded by the coding sequence ATGGTGATTGCGCGGCTCGTTTGGCGACTCGTGATCCCGGCGCTCATCGTCGGCGCGACCGCGCTGGCCGTGGGACACGGCCGCGCGTGCGGTGAGGAAGGGGCCGCCGCCGTCGAGCCCGGCGATTACCGGATCGGGCCGGAGGACGTGCTCGACATCGCGGTCTGGAACAACACGGCGGTCAGCCGAACGGTCCCCGTGCGGCCGGACGGCAAGATCTCGCTCCCGCTCGTGAACGACATCCGGGCGGCGGGCCTGACGCCGATGCAGCTCCGGGATGTCCTGATGAAGAAGCTCGTGGAGTACATGCCTCAGCCCGAAGTGTCGGTCATCGTGCGGGAGGTGCGCAGCTTCAAGGTATCGGTTCTCGGCGAGGTGAAGACGCCGGGTCGGTACGAGCTGCGGAGCCGGAGCACCGTGCTGGATGTCCTTGCCATGGCCGGCCCGTTCAGCGAGTTCGCCGCCCGCTCGCGGATCATCATCCTCCGCCACGACGGCAGCAGCAGCATCAAGCGGATCCCGTTCAACTACAACACGGCCATCTCGGGGCACGTGAACGGGGAGAGCTTCTTCCTCCAGCCCGGGGACATCATCCTGGTGCCGTAG
- a CDS encoding GAF domain-containing protein: protein MTTLGESGAMNSTGRASSAQGPNREDWGEPRPAESPQQATSTILSLKTPPDAERPFSGPLDPKQVWQKTAASIHALLRALNATLYRVDRESGALEVLAWAGEVGPTVGPHVVFPRRTGLAGLAVRKRRPVVTPNQLTDPRVRLTPDVRAHLELAGHRAALAVPLIAAGVVIGALEVGDRAGRVFKDKEIHLAQTVCELAALALEHARLHAEAQRALAGLKATHEECLRDETLRALGELGAGAAHHLNNLLTVLLLRIELLLPTVHAPATRDSLKMMEQAATDAAEVVRRLQRFVQMQPVDEAEAVDLNQVAADALEMTRVRWLAPIQGQGIPIDAALEAGDVPPVMASAVALREVVMNLILNALEAVPGGGRITLRTVLANRMVCLAVSDTGAGMSEEVRRRALEPFFTTKGPQRTGLGLSLAYGILQQYRGELAMESATGRGTTVTIRLPAAQTTAPSHGQRTRSERSDDRDMVRTAHG from the coding sequence GTGACGACGCTGGGAGAGAGCGGTGCCATGAACTCGACCGGTAGGGCTTCATCGGCTCAGGGCCCCAATCGAGAAGATTGGGGCGAGCCTCGTCCCGCTGAAAGCCCACAGCAGGCAACCTCCACCATCCTCAGCCTCAAGACCCCGCCGGATGCGGAACGGCCCTTCTCCGGGCCGCTCGATCCGAAGCAGGTCTGGCAGAAGACAGCAGCCAGCATCCACGCGCTGCTCCGGGCCCTGAACGCCACCCTCTACCGCGTGGACCGGGAGTCAGGGGCCCTCGAGGTGCTGGCCTGGGCCGGCGAGGTGGGGCCGACCGTCGGTCCGCACGTAGTCTTTCCGCGGCGCACCGGCCTGGCCGGTCTCGCCGTTCGCAAGCGCCGTCCGGTCGTCACGCCGAACCAGCTCACCGATCCCCGCGTCAGGCTCACGCCCGACGTGCGCGCCCACCTCGAGCTGGCTGGCCATCGCGCGGCGCTGGCCGTGCCGCTGATCGCCGCGGGGGTGGTGATCGGCGCGCTTGAGGTCGGGGACCGGGCGGGGCGCGTATTCAAGGACAAGGAGATCCACCTCGCGCAAACCGTGTGCGAGCTGGCGGCCTTGGCTCTCGAACACGCGCGTCTCCATGCGGAAGCTCAGCGGGCATTGGCCGGTCTCAAGGCGACCCATGAGGAGTGCCTGCGCGATGAAACGCTGCGAGCTCTGGGGGAGCTGGGGGCCGGGGCCGCCCACCACCTGAACAACCTGCTGACGGTCCTGCTCTTGCGAATCGAGCTGCTGCTCCCGACGGTACACGCGCCCGCCACCCGGGACTCCCTGAAGATGATGGAGCAGGCGGCCACGGATGCGGCGGAGGTGGTGCGGCGTCTCCAGCGATTCGTGCAGATGCAGCCGGTGGATGAGGCGGAGGCCGTGGACCTGAACCAGGTGGCTGCCGACGCGCTGGAAATGACGCGAGTCCGCTGGCTGGCGCCGATCCAGGGCCAGGGCATCCCGATCGATGCGGCCCTGGAGGCGGGGGATGTCCCACCGGTGATGGCGAGCGCCGTCGCCCTGCGGGAAGTGGTCATGAACCTGATCCTGAACGCCCTGGAGGCCGTACCGGGGGGCGGCCGGATCACGCTTCGGACTGTCCTCGCGAACCGGATGGTCTGCCTCGCGGTCAGCGATACCGGCGCCGGGATGTCCGAGGAAGTGCGGCGGCGAGCGCTGGAGCCGTTCTTCACCACCAAGGGGCCCCAGCGCACGGGGCTCGGGCTCAGCCTGGCCTACGGGATCCTCCAGCAGTACAGGGGCGAGCTCGCCATGGAGAGCGCCACGGGACGGGGGACCACCGTCACCATCCGCCTCCCGGCGGCTCAGACGACGGCACCATCGCACGGGCAACGAACGCGATCGGAACGGTCGGACGACCGAGACATGGTCCGAACCGCTCACGGCTAG
- a CDS encoding PAS domain S-box protein — translation MKDAVQALAEEYTAALKEYLAGREEALLQRAYELGRKALAGGLGVVEMVTLHREAMVNVSPAALDQVAEAVSAAGNFLAESLSPFEMTHRGFREANAALQVSEARYRELFENANDIIFTTDLEGNFTSINRAGEQLSGYQRDETASMSFAAVIAPEDLERAWTMLQRKLTGQAERTSYELEILTKDGRRVPLEVSTRLIYHEGKPAGIQGIARDVTERKRAEQAVRRLNEVLEEETRRLAHALHDEAGQLLVSVYLALEEIGRELPARARGRLQEVTALLDQIEEQLRRLSHELRPTILDDLGLVPAVEFLAGRVAKRSGLRIGVEGSTGGRLPPLMETALYRSVQEALANVARHAQATRVRVHLRREARAIRCSVRDDGVGFDVGTVLARRGDRGLGLVGIRERAGALGGTLEVISAPGRGTELLITIPLGT, via the coding sequence ATGAAGGACGCCGTGCAGGCGCTCGCGGAAGAGTATACGGCGGCGTTGAAGGAGTACCTGGCCGGCCGGGAGGAAGCGCTTCTGCAGCGCGCCTACGAACTCGGACGCAAAGCGCTCGCCGGCGGGTTGGGCGTGGTGGAAATGGTCACGCTCCACCGGGAGGCCATGGTGAACGTCTCGCCTGCCGCGCTCGATCAAGTCGCGGAGGCTGTGAGCGCGGCGGGGAACTTCCTGGCGGAGAGCCTGTCGCCCTTCGAGATGACGCACCGCGGGTTCCGCGAAGCGAATGCCGCGCTGCAGGTGAGCGAGGCGCGCTATCGCGAGCTGTTCGAGAACGCCAACGACATCATCTTCACCACGGATCTCGAGGGGAACTTCACCTCGATCAATCGGGCCGGCGAGCAACTCAGCGGCTACCAGCGCGACGAGACGGCTTCGATGAGCTTCGCGGCGGTCATCGCACCCGAGGACCTCGAGCGGGCGTGGACGATGCTCCAGCGGAAGCTCACGGGCCAGGCGGAACGCACCAGTTACGAGTTAGAGATCCTTACGAAGGACGGGCGCCGTGTCCCGCTCGAAGTCAGTACCCGGCTGATCTACCACGAGGGGAAGCCCGCCGGGATCCAGGGCATTGCCCGCGATGTGACCGAGCGCAAGCGGGCCGAGCAGGCGGTGCGCCGGCTGAACGAGGTGCTGGAGGAGGAAACGAGACGGCTCGCCCATGCGCTCCACGACGAGGCGGGGCAGCTCCTGGTCTCCGTGTACCTCGCGCTGGAAGAGATCGGACGCGAGCTGCCCGCTCGGGCCCGCGGGCGTCTCCAGGAGGTGACGGCGTTGCTCGACCAGATCGAGGAGCAACTGCGGAGGCTCTCCCACGAGCTCCGTCCCACGATTCTGGACGACCTGGGGCTCGTGCCTGCGGTCGAATTCCTGGCAGGAAGGGTCGCCAAGCGGAGTGGACTCCGGATCGGCGTCGAGGGCTCGACGGGGGGGCGGCTGCCACCGTTGATGGAGACCGCCCTGTACCGGAGCGTGCAGGAGGCCCTGGCCAACGTGGCGAGACACGCTCAGGCCACCCGCGTGAGGGTCCACCTCCGGCGGGAGGCCCGCGCGATCCGGTGTTCCGTCCGGGATGACGGTGTCGGCTTCGACGTGGGGACCGTCCTGGCGCGACGGGGCGACCGCGGCCTGGGGTTGGTCGGGATTCGGGAGCGGGCCGGCGCGTTAGGGGGCACGCTCGAGGTCATTTCCGCCCCCGGCCGGGGAACCGAGCTGCTCATCACGATTCCCCTGGGGACCTGA
- a CDS encoding response regulator transcription factor: MPLRILLADDHQIVRQGLKAILEREGFGIAGEAADGHEAVRLAREVSPDVAVLDLAMPLLNGLGAAREIHPASPRTRTILLTMHTEDQYILEALRAGFKGIVLKSQAAADLVQAIREVSRGGIYLSPGVSRAVVEAYRAKTELVADPLTPREQEVLQLIAEGKTTKEIATLLGVSVKTAESHRTRLMDKLDIHETASLVRYAIRRGLVEP, encoded by the coding sequence ATGCCACTTCGGATCCTCTTGGCCGACGATCATCAGATCGTCCGTCAGGGGTTGAAAGCCATCCTCGAGCGGGAGGGGTTCGGCATCGCCGGCGAGGCGGCGGACGGCCACGAGGCAGTCCGGCTGGCCCGGGAGGTGTCCCCCGATGTGGCCGTCCTCGATCTCGCGATGCCGCTGCTGAACGGGCTGGGCGCAGCGCGCGAAATCCACCCGGCTTCCCCCCGGACGCGAACGATCCTGCTGACCATGCATACCGAGGACCAGTACATCCTGGAGGCCCTCCGGGCCGGATTCAAGGGGATCGTCTTAAAGAGTCAGGCCGCCGCGGACCTGGTCCAGGCGATCCGGGAGGTTTCCCGGGGAGGGATCTACCTGAGCCCCGGCGTCTCCCGCGCGGTGGTCGAGGCGTATCGGGCCAAGACCGAGCTTGTCGCCGATCCCCTCACTCCCCGGGAGCAAGAAGTCCTCCAGCTGATCGCCGAAGGAAAGACGACGAAGGAGATCGCGACCCTGCTCGGGGTCAGCGTCAAGACCGCGGAGTCCCACCGGACCCGGCTCATGGACAAGCTCGACATCCACGAGACCGCCAGCCTGGTCCGCTACGCCATCCGTCGGGGCCTGGTCGAGCCCTGA
- a CDS encoding STAS domain-containing protein produces the protein MAVPILKQRDYLIANIQAALTDDDLRKLRDALVAQVGEFRSRGVIVDVTALDVMDSFAVRTLRDLAHMSRLRGAETVIVGIQPEVAFAMTQLGLTLEGVATALDLEEGLAYLDRKTKRKTTVR, from the coding sequence ATGGCAGTCCCCATCCTCAAGCAGCGTGACTATCTGATCGCGAACATTCAAGCGGCGCTCACAGACGACGACCTGAGGAAACTCCGCGACGCATTGGTCGCGCAGGTCGGCGAGTTCCGCTCCCGCGGCGTCATCGTGGACGTCACGGCGTTGGACGTGATGGACTCGTTCGCCGTCCGCACCCTGCGCGATCTCGCGCACATGAGCCGCTTGCGTGGCGCCGAGACGGTCATCGTCGGCATTCAGCCGGAGGTGGCATTTGCGATGACCCAGCTGGGTCTGACGCTCGAGGGTGTGGCCACCGCACTCGACCTTGAGGAAGGGCTCGCGTACCTCGACCGAAAGACGAAGCGGAAAACGACGGTAAGATAA
- a CDS encoding AAA family ATPase — protein sequence MYLEFFGLKAKPFNNTPDPKFLYLTPGHREALAHLVYGVQEQKGFIVLTGEVGTGKTTLLRALLERLDGSNTAVAFVFHSALSFDDVLEYMLEDFGLGKVGKSRVECLVALNDFLIERRRVGQNTAVILDEAQNLHPSTLEQIRLLSNAETATDKLLQIVLVGQPELGAKLELAELRQLRQRIGLRCAISPLTAAETGDYIRSRLRIAGARDLSLFTERAVRRIAQYAGGIPRVVNLVCDHCLLIGYADQTRRIDRDIVERAIEYFEEGALALPRRQGFAALAPLRGFRWLVGALIASVIGILAGLALQPDAVAYVSDLVSGSLSSLADALGAQ from the coding sequence ATGTACCTGGAATTCTTCGGCCTGAAGGCGAAGCCGTTCAACAACACGCCTGACCCGAAGTTTCTCTACCTCACGCCGGGTCATCGCGAGGCGCTGGCGCACCTCGTGTACGGGGTCCAGGAGCAGAAAGGGTTCATCGTGCTCACGGGTGAGGTGGGGACCGGCAAGACGACGCTGCTCCGCGCCCTGCTTGAGCGGCTCGACGGCAGCAACACGGCGGTTGCCTTCGTCTTCCACTCGGCCCTCTCGTTCGACGACGTCCTCGAGTACATGCTCGAGGACTTCGGCCTGGGGAAGGTCGGGAAGAGCCGGGTCGAATGCCTGGTCGCGCTGAACGACTTCCTGATCGAGCGGCGGCGCGTCGGCCAGAACACCGCCGTGATCCTCGACGAGGCCCAGAACCTGCATCCGTCGACGCTCGAGCAGATCCGGCTCCTCTCGAATGCCGAGACGGCCACGGACAAGCTGCTGCAGATCGTGCTGGTGGGCCAGCCGGAGCTCGGGGCCAAGCTGGAGCTTGCGGAGCTGCGCCAGCTCAGGCAGCGGATCGGGCTCCGCTGCGCCATCTCGCCGTTGACGGCGGCGGAGACCGGGGACTACATCCGGAGCCGCCTCCGGATCGCGGGGGCGCGGGATCTCAGCCTCTTTACCGAGCGCGCGGTGCGCCGGATCGCGCAGTACGCGGGCGGGATTCCGCGTGTCGTGAACCTGGTCTGCGACCACTGTCTCCTCATCGGGTACGCCGACCAGACGCGGCGGATCGATCGCGACATCGTGGAGCGGGCGATCGAGTACTTCGAGGAGGGCGCGCTGGCGCTCCCGCGGCGACAGGGGTTCGCCGCGCTCGCGCCGCTGCGGGGATTCCGGTGGCTCGTCGGAGCGCTCATCGCCTCCGTGATCGGCATCCTCGCGGGGTTGGCGTTGCAGCCCGATGCGGTGGCGTACGTGTCCGATTTGGTGTCCGGATCGCTCTCGAGCCTCGCGGACGCGCTGGGCGCCCAATGA
- a CDS encoding PilZ domain-containing protein, translating into MRATFDVALEAAGYQWRGKTIDVSPDGIRVALPIDTGKLPHATCVQVRFRLPGEDRPVALVGRVRRTTPESLIVHFTDVEDQQYLQDLVGCLVLDEWQELLRQLGGARSPDSHPSSPRGAGVQPDLLPANPPVERGGGSNGAAPASSTAGQRGQPAALKTSSIMPSDEEFDQGRWQALLRKFGLELRLPPSRMLSLQWRNFLRQLEAEAHGTRTAKRVADDGGKQPAGKDLAARARRGVSRTAHPGVSQGR; encoded by the coding sequence GTGCGCGCGACGTTTGACGTCGCCCTGGAAGCCGCCGGCTATCAGTGGCGAGGAAAGACGATAGACGTGAGCCCGGATGGGATCAGAGTGGCTTTGCCGATCGACACGGGGAAGCTGCCGCACGCGACCTGCGTACAGGTGCGCTTTCGCCTCCCCGGCGAGGACCGTCCAGTGGCCCTCGTGGGGCGTGTGCGTCGAACGACTCCCGAGAGCCTGATCGTCCACTTCACCGATGTCGAGGACCAACAGTACCTCCAAGATCTCGTGGGGTGCCTCGTTCTCGACGAATGGCAGGAGTTGCTTCGCCAGCTCGGAGGCGCGCGATCGCCGGACAGCCACCCGAGCAGTCCCAGGGGCGCCGGAGTGCAGCCAGACCTCCTGCCAGCCAACCCACCGGTGGAGCGGGGCGGCGGATCCAACGGGGCAGCGCCCGCGAGCTCCACGGCCGGCCAGCGGGGGCAGCCCGCCGCGTTGAAGACGTCGTCCATCATGCCCAGCGACGAAGAATTCGATCAGGGCAGATGGCAGGCCCTGCTCCGGAAATTCGGGCTCGAGCTCCGCCTCCCCCCCAGCCGCATGCTCAGCCTTCAATGGCGGAACTTCCTGAGGCAGCTTGAGGCTGAGGCCCATGGGACGCGAACCGCCAAGCGCGTGGCGGACGACGGAGGCAAGCAACCGGCGGGAAAGGACCTCGCCGCTCGAGCACGTCGGGGCGTGAGCCGTACGGCACATCCGGGAGTGAGCCAGGGGAGATGA
- a CDS encoding prepilin-type N-terminal cleavage/methylation domain-containing protein — translation MNRMRDQGGFTLMEMVFVLAVVGILASIFLPLAIDLLDDARLTQADVDVAELATALSQFLRDMRHYPTCNTADCDPINGTGPGDNNNLKFLRVGESSGVPASVTSPDPTDATGAWNFALNQEPTPARNNTFNHLVVNNPNADGIIAGINTDYSSTGTVIWRGAYVARLHADPWGNNYIISVGAMEASGSPIVPNAKGWILSAGPNGVLETAPTDLTLGGDDRGILFFTAR, via the coding sequence ATGAACCGAATGAGGGACCAGGGTGGGTTCACGCTGATGGAGATGGTCTTCGTTCTGGCGGTCGTGGGGATCCTCGCGTCCATCTTCTTGCCGCTCGCGATCGACCTGCTCGATGATGCGCGCCTCACGCAGGCGGACGTGGACGTGGCGGAGCTGGCGACCGCCTTGAGCCAGTTCTTGAGGGACATGCGGCACTACCCGACGTGCAACACCGCCGACTGTGACCCGATCAATGGCACCGGGCCCGGCGACAACAACAACCTCAAGTTCCTGCGGGTGGGCGAGAGCTCCGGCGTGCCGGCGAGCGTCACGTCTCCCGATCCGACGGACGCCACCGGCGCATGGAACTTCGCGCTCAACCAGGAGCCGACCCCCGCGAGGAACAATACGTTCAACCACCTTGTCGTAAACAACCCCAACGCCGATGGAATTATAGCCGGCATCAACACCGACTACTCATCGACCGGCACGGTGATCTGGAGGGGCGCGTACGTCGCGCGGCTCCACGCCGATCCCTGGGGGAACAACTATATCATCAGCGTGGGGGCGATGGAGGCGAGCGGGTCCCCGATCGTCCCCAACGCCAAGGGGTGGATCCTCTCGGCGGGCCCCAACGGCGTGCTCGAGACCGCACCCACCGATTTGACCCTCGGCGGCGACGACCGGGGCATACTCTTCTTCACGGCCCGATAG
- a CDS encoding anti-sigma regulatory factor: MASARTLVEKTIVPIRSDRDIVTAREQGRGVALLLGFSPTEVTLIATAISELARNIVLYAGTGEMVLGLVEESKKRGMVIVARDEGPGIADVRRAVVDGYSTSGGLGLGLPGVRRLMDEFDISSELGKGTTVTIRKWKR; this comes from the coding sequence GTGGCCAGCGCGCGTACGCTCGTTGAGAAGACGATTGTGCCCATCCGGTCGGATCGGGACATCGTGACCGCCCGCGAGCAGGGGCGCGGCGTGGCGTTGCTGTTGGGATTTTCGCCGACCGAGGTGACGCTGATCGCCACGGCGATCTCGGAGCTGGCGCGGAACATCGTCCTCTATGCAGGCACCGGGGAAATGGTGCTGGGGCTCGTGGAGGAGAGCAAGAAGCGCGGGATGGTTATCGTGGCTCGCGACGAAGGGCCGGGCATCGCCGACGTCCGGCGGGCCGTCGTGGACGGCTACTCCACCTCCGGCGGCCTGGGGCTGGGTTTGCCGGGGGTGAGACGGCTGATGGACGAGTTCGACATCTCGTCGGAGCTCGGCAAGGGCACGACCGTCACCATCAGGAAATGGAAACGGTGA
- a CDS encoding SpoIIE family protein phosphatase, producing METVIEWAVGALPLPGQTASGDRHVVKPFSHGVLVAAIDGLGHGGEAAFAAQIAVTTLETFSHESLIPLLKRCHEMLRATRGVVMSLAAFNPRDETMTWLGVGNVEGILVRADPDANPRREALLLRGGVVGGQLPDLRGSIFTVAPGDTLMLATDGIRPEFADTANTIGEPQQIADHILAEYGKGTDDALVVVARYVGKAG from the coding sequence ATGGAAACGGTGATCGAGTGGGCCGTTGGGGCGCTCCCGCTGCCCGGGCAAACCGCATCCGGTGATCGCCATGTCGTCAAGCCCTTCTCCCACGGCGTCCTGGTCGCGGCGATCGACGGCTTAGGACACGGCGGGGAGGCCGCCTTCGCGGCCCAAATCGCGGTCACCACGCTGGAAACCTTCTCCCACGAGTCCCTCATCCCGCTGCTGAAACGGTGCCACGAAATGCTCCGCGCGACCCGGGGCGTCGTGATGAGCCTGGCAGCGTTCAACCCGCGCGACGAGACGATGACGTGGCTGGGCGTTGGGAACGTCGAAGGGATCCTGGTTCGCGCCGACCCTGACGCCAACCCGCGGCGGGAGGCGCTCCTCCTCCGGGGCGGCGTTGTCGGGGGCCAATTACCGGACCTCCGCGGCAGCATTTTCACGGTGGCGCCTGGCGACACCCTGATGCTCGCCACCGACGGGATCCGCCCCGAGTTCGCCGACACGGCGAACACGATCGGTGAGCCCCAGCAGATCGCCGATCACATCCTGGCGGAGTACGGTAAGGGCACGGACGACGCGCTGGTGGTGGTCGCGCGGTACGTGGGCAAGGCGGGATGA
- a CDS encoding response regulator transcription factor, with the protein MPLRILLADDHLIVRQGVKAVLEREGFEVVAEAGDGHEAVQMAREHHPDVAVLDLAMPLLNGLDAAREIPPVSPRTRTILLTVYADDPYVVKALQAGISGYVLKTQAAADLVRAIQEVSRGAIYLSPGVSRTVVEAYLAKSDLPPDPLTPREREVLQLIAQGKRTKEIAQLLGIGVKTAESHRARVMEKLNIHETASLVRYAVRHGLIQP; encoded by the coding sequence TTGCCGCTACGCATCCTCTTAGCTGACGACCACCTGATTGTTCGCCAGGGCGTCAAGGCGGTCCTCGAGCGCGAGGGGTTCGAGGTGGTCGCCGAGGCGGGAGACGGCCACGAGGCGGTCCAGATGGCCCGGGAGCATCATCCCGACGTGGCAGTCCTGGATCTTGCCATGCCGCTGCTGAACGGCCTGGATGCGGCGCGCGAGATTCCCCCCGTCTCGCCGCGGACGCGAACGATCCTGCTGACGGTGTACGCCGACGATCCGTACGTCGTGAAGGCGCTGCAGGCGGGGATCAGCGGCTACGTGTTGAAGACCCAGGCTGCGGCGGACCTCGTGCGGGCGATCCAGGAGGTCTCCCGGGGAGCGATCTACCTGAGCCCCGGCGTCTCCCGCACGGTCGTCGAGGCCTATCTGGCTAAGAGCGACCTCCCCCCCGACCCGCTGACCCCGCGGGAACGCGAGGTCCTACAGCTGATCGCCCAGGGGAAGCGGACGAAGGAGATCGCCCAGCTCTTGGGAATAGGGGTGAAGACCGCCGAGTCTCACCGGGCGCGGGTCATGGAGAAGCTGAACATTCACGAGACCGCCAGCCTGGTCCGCTACGCCGTCCGCCACGGCCTGATTCAGCCGTGA
- a CDS encoding STAS domain-containing protein, producing the protein MADTRMSSTPVISPPARDESTTVLLRELVAHLRQSRTQLREEWARRITEAKLLTAMTPEEIFAEATAVYDNYLEALETGSIEALETYARNLSERIIPRGVETHEVVGIVLLLRDVLARSLFAKYQQDFHQLNRILDAYEPAANRIANTVAVGFVQERERVIRQQQEAIRELSTPVLPVRERLLVLPVIGIIDPQRARQLTEQLLRGIRINRAKVVVMDITGVPAMDATVANHLVQTVEASRLLGATVIVTGLSPEIAQTLVNIGVDLGKMNTVGDLQGGIEEAERLLGYKVIPITVEAPVATS; encoded by the coding sequence ATGGCTGACACTCGAATGAGCTCGACCCCGGTTATCAGTCCGCCCGCTCGAGACGAATCCACCACGGTGCTCCTCCGCGAGCTGGTGGCGCACCTTCGGCAGAGCCGCACCCAGCTCCGCGAGGAATGGGCGCGGCGCATCACCGAGGCCAAGTTGCTGACGGCGATGACCCCGGAGGAGATCTTCGCCGAGGCCACGGCCGTGTACGACAACTACCTCGAGGCCCTGGAGACTGGATCGATCGAGGCCCTGGAAACCTACGCCCGCAACCTGTCAGAGCGGATCATTCCGCGAGGGGTCGAGACGCACGAGGTCGTGGGTATCGTGCTCCTGCTCCGCGACGTGCTCGCCCGGTCGCTGTTCGCCAAGTACCAGCAAGACTTCCATCAGCTCAACCGCATCCTGGACGCCTACGAGCCTGCGGCCAACCGGATCGCCAACACGGTGGCCGTGGGCTTCGTCCAGGAGCGGGAGCGGGTCATCCGCCAGCAGCAGGAGGCGATCCGTGAGCTGTCCACTCCGGTGCTGCCGGTTCGGGAGCGGCTGCTGGTCCTCCCGGTTATCGGTATCATCGACCCCCAGCGCGCCAGGCAGCTGACGGAGCAGCTCCTCCGCGGCATCCGGATCAACCGCGCGAAGGTGGTGGTCATGGACATCACGGGCGTGCCGGCCATGGACGCCACGGTGGCCAACCACCTGGTGCAGACGGTGGAGGCCTCGCGGCTCCTGGGGGCCACTGTCATCGTCACCGGCCTGTCGCCCGAAATCGCCCAGACGCTGGTCAACATCGGCGTGGACCTGGGCAAGATGAACACGGTGGGCGACCTGCAGGGCGGCATCGAGGAGGCCGAGCGGCTGTTGGGTTACAAGGTCATCCCGATCACGGTTGAGGCGCCGGTAGCGACCTCATAG
- a CDS encoding polysaccharide biosynthesis/export family protein: MTTRARLGALLVILAVGGPGLVSAQQPGKAQEPGEFRIGPGDVLEISVWNNAALSRTVPVRPDGKISLPVLNDVQAAGLTTVELRNILKKSLAAYVAAPEVSVIVREVHSFAVSVVGEVKTPGRYELTTRSTVLDALAIAGPFSDFAARSRIVILRNEGGKTKRIPFNYNKAVLADGQQENFFLRPGDVIVVP; encoded by the coding sequence ATGACGACTCGCGCGCGACTCGGTGCATTGCTGGTGATCCTGGCGGTGGGCGGGCCGGGTCTGGTCTCGGCCCAGCAACCCGGCAAGGCTCAGGAGCCGGGTGAATTCCGGATCGGGCCCGGGGACGTCCTGGAGATCTCCGTGTGGAACAACGCGGCGCTCAGCCGAACGGTCCCCGTGCGGCCGGACGGCAAGATCTCCCTCCCGGTCCTGAACGACGTGCAGGCGGCGGGCCTCACCACGGTGGAGCTGCGGAACATCCTGAAGAAAAGCCTGGCCGCCTACGTCGCCGCTCCGGAGGTCTCCGTGATTGTCCGGGAGGTGCACAGCTTCGCGGTCTCGGTCGTTGGCGAGGTGAAGACACCCGGCCGCTACGAGCTCACGACTCGGAGCACGGTGCTGGATGCCCTTGCCATCGCCGGCCCGTTCAGCGACTTTGCCGCCCGCTCGCGGATCGTGATCCTGCGCAACGAGGGCGGGAAGACCAAGCGGATCCCGTTCAACTACAACAAGGCCGTCTTGGCGGACGGGCAGCAGGAGAACTTCTTCCTCCGGCCCGGCGACGTCATCGTGGTGCCGTAG